One segment of Carya illinoinensis cultivar Pawnee chromosome 13, C.illinoinensisPawnee_v1, whole genome shotgun sequence DNA contains the following:
- the LOC122292076 gene encoding transcription factor bHLH130-like isoform X2: MSLLYSPTFKYSDGELRRNHPMDSNIIYQQQLHEQQNHQHNSSLTPSALLNGLVDGSNGGDGVGCENCRYLRPSSPEVETMLARFMSSCNGSADSASQMVYQADQQVRAFQNHNSVSAGTNYDGSFTGANSVGLENLMKSKLGAGNRSLLVRQSSPPAGLFSDLAIENGFGVMRNDQISFSNGQSSCSTRLPQVAEIGNEIIMSQEDQTLANDSNQHYIRNFTNDTWNGSTFNSLSRARDDKVNVFPSSNASDIQNPGPGSRIHGLTHHLSLPKTSTEMATIEKFLQFQGSVPCKIRAKRGCATHPRSIAERVRRTRISERMRKLQELFPNMDKQTNTADMLELAVEYIKDLQKQVQTLMDTKAKCMCSRKQKQYSNHSA; this comes from the exons ATGAGTCTTTTGTACAGTCCAACTTTCAAATATTCAGATGGGGAGCTGAGAAGGAACCACCCCATGGACTCGAATATTATTTACCAACAACAACTGCATGAGCAGCAAAATCACCAGCATAATTCTAGCCTAACTCCGAGCGCATTGCTCAACGGCCTTGTTGATGGCAGCAATGGCGGCGATGGTGTTGGATGTGAGAATTGTCGGTATCTTCGACCATCGAGTCCCGAGGTGGAGACCATGTTGGCAAGGTTCATGTCATCGTGCAACGGCTCGGCCGATTCCGCCTCTCAGATGGTTTACCAAGCTGATCAACAAGTTCGAGcttttcaaaatcataattcAGTGTCTGCGGGGACTAATTATGATGGCTCCTTTACTGGGGCGAACTCTGTTGGATTAGAGAATTTGATGAAATCGAAACTGGGTGCAGGAAATCGATCCCTTCTTGTTAGGCAAAGTAGCCCTCCAGCTGGTCTTTTCTCCGACCTAGCCATAGAAAATG GTTTCGGTGTGATGAGGAATGATCAAATAAGCTTCTCAAACGGGCAATCTTCATGCTCAACACGTTTGCCTCAGGTTGCTGAAATTGGGAATGAAATAATAATGAGTCAAGAGGATCAAACCTTAGCAAATGATAGCAATCAACACTACATTCGCAACTTCACAAACGATACTTGGAATGGATCCACATTCAACAGCCTAAGCAGAGCCAGAGACGATAAGGTTAATGTGTTTCCATCTTCCAATGCATCAGATATTCAG AACCCAGGACCCGGAAGCAGAATCCACGGTTTAACTCATCATTTGAGTTTGCCCAAGACTTCCACTGAGATGGCCACTATAGAAAAGTTCTTGCAATTTCAAGGTTCTGTGCCTTGTAAAATTCGAGCCAAAAGAGGCTGCGCCACTCACCCTCGAAGCATTGCAGAGAGG GTGAGAAGAACACGTATTAGTGAAAGGATGAGGAAGCTGCAAGAGCTTTTCCCAAATATGGACAAG CAAACCAACACAGCAGATATGTTAGAATTGGCAGTGGAGTACATTAAAGACCTACAGAAACAGGTCCAG ACGCTCATGGATACTAAGGCGAAGTGCAtgtgttcaagaaaacagaagcAGTATTCGAATCATTCTGCCTGA
- the LOC122292076 gene encoding transcription factor bHLH130-like isoform X1 has protein sequence MQAAFGFGLATFEVQASTVFDFVKAIQESARKASMSLLYSPTFKYSDGELRRNHPMDSNIIYQQQLHEQQNHQHNSSLTPSALLNGLVDGSNGGDGVGCENCRYLRPSSPEVETMLARFMSSCNGSADSASQMVYQADQQVRAFQNHNSVSAGTNYDGSFTGANSVGLENLMKSKLGAGNRSLLVRQSSPPAGLFSDLAIENGFGVMRNDQISFSNGQSSCSTRLPQVAEIGNEIIMSQEDQTLANDSNQHYIRNFTNDTWNGSTFNSLSRARDDKVNVFPSSNASDIQNPGPGSRIHGLTHHLSLPKTSTEMATIEKFLQFQGSVPCKIRAKRGCATHPRSIAERVRRTRISERMRKLQELFPNMDKQTNTADMLELAVEYIKDLQKQVQTLMDTKAKCMCSRKQKQYSNHSA, from the exons ATGCAAGCAG CTTTTGGGTTTGGTTTAGCAACTTTTGAAGTCCAAGCGAGCACAGTTTTTGATTTTGTCAAAGCAATTcag GAATCTGCAAGAAAGGCAAGTATGAGTCTTTTGTACAGTCCAACTTTCAAATATTCAGATGGGGAGCTGAGAAGGAACCACCCCATGGACTCGAATATTATTTACCAACAACAACTGCATGAGCAGCAAAATCACCAGCATAATTCTAGCCTAACTCCGAGCGCATTGCTCAACGGCCTTGTTGATGGCAGCAATGGCGGCGATGGTGTTGGATGTGAGAATTGTCGGTATCTTCGACCATCGAGTCCCGAGGTGGAGACCATGTTGGCAAGGTTCATGTCATCGTGCAACGGCTCGGCCGATTCCGCCTCTCAGATGGTTTACCAAGCTGATCAACAAGTTCGAGcttttcaaaatcataattcAGTGTCTGCGGGGACTAATTATGATGGCTCCTTTACTGGGGCGAACTCTGTTGGATTAGAGAATTTGATGAAATCGAAACTGGGTGCAGGAAATCGATCCCTTCTTGTTAGGCAAAGTAGCCCTCCAGCTGGTCTTTTCTCCGACCTAGCCATAGAAAATG GTTTCGGTGTGATGAGGAATGATCAAATAAGCTTCTCAAACGGGCAATCTTCATGCTCAACACGTTTGCCTCAGGTTGCTGAAATTGGGAATGAAATAATAATGAGTCAAGAGGATCAAACCTTAGCAAATGATAGCAATCAACACTACATTCGCAACTTCACAAACGATACTTGGAATGGATCCACATTCAACAGCCTAAGCAGAGCCAGAGACGATAAGGTTAATGTGTTTCCATCTTCCAATGCATCAGATATTCAG AACCCAGGACCCGGAAGCAGAATCCACGGTTTAACTCATCATTTGAGTTTGCCCAAGACTTCCACTGAGATGGCCACTATAGAAAAGTTCTTGCAATTTCAAGGTTCTGTGCCTTGTAAAATTCGAGCCAAAAGAGGCTGCGCCACTCACCCTCGAAGCATTGCAGAGAGG GTGAGAAGAACACGTATTAGTGAAAGGATGAGGAAGCTGCAAGAGCTTTTCCCAAATATGGACAAG CAAACCAACACAGCAGATATGTTAGAATTGGCAGTGGAGTACATTAAAGACCTACAGAAACAGGTCCAG ACGCTCATGGATACTAAGGCGAAGTGCAtgtgttcaagaaaacagaagcAGTATTCGAATCATTCTGCCTGA